Proteins found in one Actinokineospora alba genomic segment:
- a CDS encoding response regulator transcription factor has protein sequence MVSDDVHLSRFALTALLEQSDEVHVVGSSDTSVDALELAELHRPDVVIVSFEGADDGVMAVAEKVAALPGCRSLLLATAFTRSVVRQAFTGGVNGMVRRSAPPRRFFDAIHRVHQGERVFDAELTVAALGNENCPLTLRELSVLEYVARGDAVVEIAARLHLSEGTVRNYLSSVVAKLGARNRIDALRIARASYWI, from the coding sequence ATGGTGTCCGACGACGTGCATCTTTCTCGTTTCGCGCTGACCGCCTTGCTCGAGCAAAGCGATGAGGTCCACGTCGTAGGGTCGTCCGACACCAGTGTCGACGCCCTGGAACTCGCCGAGTTACATCGGCCGGACGTCGTGATAGTCAGCTTTGAAGGCGCGGACGACGGCGTCATGGCCGTCGCCGAGAAGGTCGCGGCACTGCCCGGGTGTCGCAGTTTGCTGCTGGCGACCGCGTTCACCCGGTCGGTCGTGCGCCAGGCCTTCACCGGTGGGGTCAACGGGATGGTGCGACGCAGCGCGCCGCCCCGCCGGTTTTTCGACGCGATCCACCGGGTGCACCAGGGCGAACGGGTTTTCGACGCGGAACTCACCGTCGCCGCGCTCGGCAATGAGAACTGTCCACTGACGCTCAGGGAACTGTCCGTACTCGAATATGTGGCCCGAGGCGACGCCGTGGTCGAGATAGCGGCGCGCTTGCACCTGTCCGAGGGGACGGTCCGCAATTACCTTTCGTCGGTGGTGGCGAAGCTGGGCGCCCGCAACCGTATAGACGCGCTGCGGATCGCCAGGGCTTCGTATTGGATCTGA
- a CDS encoding fatty acyl-AMP ligase: MVDLQNASSVAAVIRDHVRAAPDDLAVIVVPDVDADDDTRWTYARLDAEARKVGAWLRARYPVGERLLLLYPTGVDFVAALVGCLYAGMAAVPAPLPGRYREERSRVQGIAENAGVCAILTDSENLAAVADWADAEGLTTPVVATDGVDLPDPGAWQPQELDRSALAMLQYTSGTTGAPKGAMLSHGNLLHNVENQRVMCRLTRETRLGGWLPLYHDMGLLGQLVPALLVGTCCVLMRPASFLKRPHQWLRLIDKYGIHSSAGPSFAYDLVRDRITDDQLAELDLSRWRFSAIGAEPVRPATLDGFIERFAPAGLREDVLTTCYGMAEATVYVSGDAFRPPKVTTVDSELLEQQRFVAADGADGGVGMVSCGTPHTFDVVIIDPTTAEPLPPGSIGEICLRGGSLATGYWNDNTANAFAWTTDGYLRTGDLGTVHDGEVYVTGRCVELVTVAGRKFSPQDIERTLRARHPELGSVGAVFSVPLGEADAATDALIVTHEISGRPTADRLRVLAEQIRATVVGEFGVPVDGIGLLRRAVVRRTTSGKIQRATMRRMLLADELTAVYADYEPWVVEALQARRREPAGV; encoded by the coding sequence ATGGTCGATTTACAGAACGCCTCAAGCGTCGCCGCGGTGATTCGAGATCACGTTCGCGCGGCACCTGACGACCTGGCGGTGATCGTCGTGCCCGACGTGGACGCCGACGACGACACCCGGTGGACATATGCCCGACTCGACGCCGAGGCGAGGAAGGTCGGCGCGTGGCTGCGCGCGAGGTACCCGGTGGGGGAGCGGCTCCTGCTGCTTTATCCGACCGGGGTCGATTTCGTCGCAGCCTTGGTCGGCTGCCTCTACGCGGGAATGGCCGCCGTGCCCGCCCCGCTGCCCGGCCGCTATCGCGAGGAGCGGTCGCGGGTGCAGGGCATCGCGGAGAACGCGGGCGTGTGCGCCATCCTCACCGACTCCGAGAACCTCGCGGCCGTCGCGGACTGGGCCGATGCCGAGGGCCTCACGACACCGGTGGTCGCGACCGACGGCGTCGACCTGCCGGACCCGGGCGCGTGGCAGCCGCAGGAACTCGACCGGTCGGCGCTCGCGATGCTGCAGTACACCTCGGGCACCACCGGCGCGCCGAAGGGCGCGATGCTCAGCCACGGCAACCTCCTGCACAACGTGGAAAACCAGCGCGTCATGTGCAGGCTGACCCGCGAGACGCGGCTGGGTGGGTGGCTGCCGCTCTACCACGACATGGGTTTGCTCGGTCAGCTCGTTCCCGCCCTGCTTGTCGGCACCTGCTGCGTGCTGATGCGCCCCGCGTCGTTCCTCAAGCGCCCGCACCAGTGGCTGCGGCTGATCGACAAGTACGGCATCCACTCGTCCGCGGGACCCAGCTTCGCCTACGACCTGGTTCGCGACCGGATCACCGATGACCAGCTCGCCGAACTGGACCTGTCCAGGTGGCGGTTCTCGGCGATCGGCGCGGAACCTGTGCGGCCCGCCACGCTCGACGGATTCATCGAGCGCTTCGCGCCCGCCGGGCTGCGCGAGGACGTGCTGACCACGTGCTACGGCATGGCCGAAGCCACGGTCTACGTCTCGGGCGACGCGTTCCGCCCGCCCAAGGTGACCACAGTGGACTCCGAGCTGCTCGAGCAGCAGCGCTTCGTCGCCGCCGACGGTGCCGACGGTGGGGTCGGGATGGTCAGCTGCGGGACACCGCACACCTTCGACGTCGTGATCATCGACCCGACGACCGCCGAGCCACTGCCGCCCGGGTCGATCGGCGAGATCTGCCTGCGCGGCGGCAGCCTCGCCACCGGGTACTGGAACGACAACACGGCCAACGCGTTCGCCTGGACGACGGACGGCTACCTGCGCACCGGCGACCTCGGCACCGTGCACGACGGCGAGGTCTACGTGACCGGCCGCTGCGTCGAACTGGTGACCGTGGCCGGGCGCAAGTTCTCTCCCCAGGACATCGAGCGGACACTGCGGGCGCGCCACCCCGAACTCGGCTCGGTCGGCGCCGTGTTCAGCGTGCCGCTCGGCGAGGCCGACGCCGCGACGGACGCCCTGATCGTCACCCATGAGATCAGCGGGCGGCCGACCGCCGACCGCCTGCGCGTCCTCGCGGAGCAGATCCGCGCGACGGTCGTCGGCGAGTTCGGCGTCCCGGTCGACGGCATCGGCCTGCTGCGGCGGGCGGTGGTGCGCCGGACCACGAGCGGCAAGATCCAGCGGGCGACGATGCGCAGAATGCTCCTGGCCGACGAGCTGACAGCCGTCTACGCCGACTACGAACCCTGGGTGGTGGAAGCGCTTCAGGCGCGGCGCCGGGAACCTGCGGGCGTGTGA
- a CDS encoding alpha/beta hydrolase, whose protein sequence is MPLDRILRNLITWQRADGPPTPLRELSIEDARARYLANAVRPRRGGGPADTVTTADHTIDTADGSSIRARVYRPDTEPTMSITFLHGGGWVVGDLDSHDWAVRALAAALGAVVISADYRRAPEFPYPVPLHDAIAAARWTAREFPGLPHVLAGDSAGAHLSVGVALDARDNGGPRFAAMLLLYPPTDPSLRLAAACEYPEGYLLSVDDMAHHYDLYVPDPARRGDPAVDLLNADLRDLPPAVVATAEFDPLRDEGIAFAERLAAAGVPARQVPGPGLVHGYFLMQDLVPAAAKCANGVLDELAAMLAAPRDAVAAGRVDPVPGH, encoded by the coding sequence ATGCCTTTGGACCGCATCCTCCGCAACCTGATCACCTGGCAGCGCGCCGACGGCCCGCCGACGCCGCTGCGCGAACTGTCCATTGAGGACGCTCGCGCGCGGTACCTGGCGAACGCGGTCCGGCCGCGCCGGGGCGGCGGCCCCGCCGACACGGTCACCACCGCCGACCATACGATCGACACGGCGGACGGTTCGTCGATCCGGGCGAGGGTGTACCGCCCGGACACCGAGCCGACCATGTCGATCACCTTCCTGCACGGCGGCGGCTGGGTCGTCGGCGACCTCGACAGCCACGACTGGGCCGTGCGCGCCCTGGCCGCGGCGCTGGGTGCGGTCGTGATCTCCGCGGACTACCGGCGTGCGCCGGAGTTTCCATACCCGGTCCCGCTCCACGACGCGATCGCCGCCGCACGGTGGACCGCCCGGGAGTTCCCGGGTCTCCCGCACGTCCTCGCGGGCGACAGCGCGGGCGCGCACCTGTCGGTCGGTGTGGCGCTCGACGCGCGCGACAACGGCGGCCCCCGATTCGCGGCGATGCTGCTGCTCTACCCGCCGACGGACCCGAGCCTGCGGCTGGCCGCGGCGTGCGAGTACCCCGAGGGGTACTTGCTGTCCGTCGACGACATGGCCCACCACTACGACCTCTACGTTCCCGACCCGGCCAGGCGCGGCGACCCCGCGGTCGACCTCCTGAACGCGGACCTGCGCGACCTGCCTCCCGCGGTGGTGGCCACGGCGGAGTTCGACCCGTTGCGTGACGAAGGAATCGCCTTCGCCGAGCGGTTGGCCGCCGCGGGCGTGCCCGCCAGGCAGGTGCCCGGCCCGGGACTGGTGCACGGCTACTTCCTGATGCAGGACCTCGTGCCCGCCGCGGCGAAGTGCGCCAATGGCGTACTCGACGAGCTGGCCGCGATGCTGGCCGCGCCGCGCGACGCCGTGGCCGCCGGGCGAGTCGACCCGGTCCCGGGCCACTGA